In the genome of Bradysia coprophila strain Holo2 unplaced genomic scaffold, BU_Bcop_v1 contig_232, whole genome shotgun sequence, one region contains:
- the LOC119075724 gene encoding serine protease inhibitor 88Ea-like, with protein sequence MTQHTLIAIFLLSLITLSLSQCLTDNDSIQPFNKDARSKLYLGEQTFTLNMLKALQSTSPSENIFFSPYSTFHALLLTYFGAKGTTETELKNVLNLNWTNSKFDVMQAYRLEESLRQRRAANSSVIFRTADKVFVAKEAGFKECMKDLFHEEFESLDFQKDAENSRVYINKFVENVTDNNIKDILIPGTITQATDLVVANAAYFKGQWASKFNADETFKGIFYSTPEKYNFVDMMYKKGVFNHAVNERLGCHVLELPYLGEDNGISMMIFLPPFVPNGLENVLTRLTPQALEEALDEGVSREVELQLPRFSFEKTYQMVPVLSDMGIKNLFDSTANLTGFSDKANLHLDDAVHKAKIEVNEEGSTAAAATVLFTFRSSRPLDPAQFFCDHPFMFLIYDQKSRAILFAGVYRGPEQ encoded by the exons ATGACACAGCACACGCTTATCGCAATTTTTCTACTGTCCTTGATCACATTGTCGCTGAGCCAATGTTTGACAGACAACGATAGCATACAACCGTTCAATAAAGATGCCCGAAGTAAACTATACTTAGGCGAACAGACATTCACATTAAACATGCTCAAAGCGCTGCAAAGCACATCGCccagcgaaaatattttcttctcacCATACAGTACGTTCCATGCACTGTTGTTGACCTATTTCGGTGCCAAGGGCACCACAGAAACGGAActgaaaaatgtattgaatctGAACTGGACCAATAGCAAATTTGATGTGATGCAAGCGTACCGGTTGGAAGAATCGCTGAGACAGCGTAGAGCCGCCAATTCGTCGGTGATTTTCCGAACAGCTGATAAAGTATTTGTGGCTAAAGAGGCTGGTTTCAA ggaatGCATGAAGGATCTCTTTCACGAggaatttgaaagtttggattttcaaaaggaTGCAGAGAACAGTCGCGtctacataaataaatttgtggaaaatgtGACAGACAACAACATCAAAGACATTCTTATACCTGGCACAATTACACAAGCCACCGATTTGGTTGTGGCTAATGCCGCTTATTTCAAGGGGCAATGGGCATCGAAATTCAATGCGGACGAAACGTTCAAAGGCATTTTCTATTCGACTCCGGAAAAATATAACTTCGTCGACATGATGTACAAAAAGGGGGTGTTCAACCATG CGGTCAACGAACGATTGGGCTGCCATGTGCTAGAACTTCCTTATCTCGGCGAGGATAACGGAATTTCCATGATGATCTTTTTGCCGCCATTTGTGCCGAATGGCTTGGAAAATGTCCTTACACGCCTAACACCACAAGCTTTAGAGGAAGCTCTTGACGAGGGCGTGTCACGAGAAGTTGAGCTGCAGTTGCCCAGATTCAGTTTCGAAAAGACCTATCAAATGGTGCCG GTACTCAGTGACATGGGCATCAAAAATCTGTTCGATTCAACCGCCAATTTGACTGGCTTCAGCGACAAGGCCAATCTACATCTGGACGATGCAGTACATAAAGCCAAGATCGAAGTGAACGAAGAAGGATCGACAGCTGCAGCGGCCACAGTTCTGTTCACTTTCCGTTCGTCCAGACCATTGGATCCGGCTCAGTTTTTCTGCGATCATCCGTTCATGTTCCTCATTTACGATCAGAAGTCCAGAGCCATTCTGTTCGCTGGCGTTTACCGAGGACCCGAACAGTAA